In one Pseudomonas sp. R84 genomic region, the following are encoded:
- the msrB gene encoding peptide-methionine (R)-S-oxide reductase MsrB — MEKLEKTLEEWKAMLDPQQYEVCRLSATERPFSGKYNATKTDGVYHCVCCNEPLFDSNTKFDSGCGWPSFYAPIGESAMTEIRDTTHGMIRTEVKCARCDAHLGHVFPDGPPPTGLRYCINSVCLNLEPRA; from the coding sequence ATGGAAAAGTTGGAAAAAACCCTGGAAGAATGGAAAGCCATGCTCGATCCGCAGCAGTACGAGGTTTGCCGCCTCAGTGCCACCGAGCGACCGTTCTCCGGCAAATACAACGCGACCAAAACCGACGGCGTTTATCACTGTGTCTGCTGCAATGAGCCGCTGTTCGATTCCAATACCAAATTCGATTCCGGCTGCGGCTGGCCGAGCTTCTACGCGCCTATTGGCGAAAGCGCGATGACCGAAATCCGTGATACCACTCACGGCATGATCCGCACGGAAGTGAAGTGCGCCCGCTGCGATGCGCATCTGGGCCACGTCTTCCCCGACGGCCCGCCGCCGACAGGCCTGCGTTATTGCATCAATTCGGTTTGCCTGAACCTCGAACCGCGGGCATAA
- a CDS encoding spermidine synthase, which yields MTEERVEHLLAEVQDEFGVIRVLEVADYRFLEFGDAIEQSCVFTADPSWLEYDYTRAMLIGALCHEQPESALFLGLGAGTLTQACLKFLSLEDVEAIELRPDVPRLAIEYLGLDDDPRLYIRVGDALELLPSAEPADLIFVDLYTDVGPGVGHLAWSFLGDCQKRLNPGGWLVINQWATDDGKPLGAALLRGLYHRHYWELPVKEGNVILIVPADLDQVLDMQALTARAEALAPRLGYSLQSLINSIRPAT from the coding sequence ATGACTGAGGAGCGCGTCGAGCATCTGCTCGCCGAAGTACAGGATGAGTTCGGCGTGATTCGCGTGCTGGAAGTGGCTGATTACCGCTTTCTCGAGTTCGGCGATGCGATCGAGCAGAGCTGCGTGTTCACCGCGGATCCGAGCTGGCTGGAATACGATTACACCCGGGCGATGCTGATCGGTGCGTTGTGCCATGAGCAGCCGGAGAGTGCGCTGTTTCTCGGGCTGGGTGCCGGTACGCTGACGCAGGCCTGTCTCAAGTTCCTGTCGCTGGAAGATGTCGAAGCCATTGAACTGCGTCCGGATGTGCCACGTCTGGCGATCGAATACCTTGGGCTGGACGATGATCCACGCCTGTACATTCGCGTCGGCGATGCGCTGGAGTTGCTGCCGAGCGCTGAGCCGGCGGACCTGATTTTCGTCGACCTGTATACCGATGTCGGGCCGGGTGTCGGGCATCTGGCGTGGAGTTTTCTCGGCGACTGTCAGAAGCGGCTGAATCCCGGTGGCTGGCTGGTGATCAATCAGTGGGCTACCGATGATGGCAAACCGTTGGGCGCAGCGTTGTTGCGCGGGCTCTATCACCGGCATTACTGGGAGTTGCCGGTGAAGGAGGGCAATGTGATCCTGATTGTCCCGGCGGATCTCGATCAGGTGCTGGACATGCAGGCACTGACTGCCCGGGCCGAAGCGCTGGCGCCGCGGCTGGGGTATTCGTTGCAGTCGTTGATCAACAGTATTCGCCCGGCGACCTGA
- a CDS encoding 3-deoxy-7-phosphoheptulonate synthase class II → MSQPWSPDSWRALPIQQQPQYPDAAHLRQVEQTLASYPPLVFAGEARELRRQFAEVTQGRAFLLQGGDCAESFAEFSAAKIRDTFKVLLQMAIVMTFAAGCPVVKVGRMAGQFAKPRSANDETIDGVTLPAYRGDIVNGIGFDEKSRVPDPERLLQSYHQSTATLNLLRAFAQGGFADLHQVHKWNLDFIANSALAEKYSHLADRIDETLAFMRACGMDSSPQLRETSFFTAHEALLLNYEEAFVRRDSLTNDYYDCSAHMLWIGDRTRQLDGAHVEFLRGVNNPIGVKVGPSMNPDDLIRLIDVLNPDNDPGRLNLIARMGANKVGDHLPALIRAVQREGKQVLWSSDPMHGNTIKASSGYKTRDFAQILGEVKQFFQVHEAEGSYAGGIHIEMTGQNVTECIGGARPITEDGLSDRYHTHCDPRMNADQSLELAFLIAETLKQVRR, encoded by the coding sequence ATGAGCCAACCGTGGAGCCCTGACAGCTGGCGCGCCCTGCCGATCCAGCAACAACCGCAATATCCCGACGCCGCGCACCTGCGCCAGGTCGAGCAAACCCTGGCCAGTTATCCGCCGCTGGTGTTTGCCGGTGAAGCGCGCGAACTGCGTCGACAGTTTGCCGAGGTCACTCAGGGCCGGGCCTTCCTGTTGCAGGGTGGCGATTGCGCGGAAAGCTTCGCCGAGTTCTCCGCAGCGAAAATTCGCGACACCTTTAAAGTGTTACTGCAAATGGCGATCGTCATGACCTTCGCCGCCGGTTGCCCGGTGGTCAAGGTCGGACGCATGGCCGGCCAGTTCGCCAAGCCGCGCTCGGCCAATGACGAAACCATCGACGGCGTAACGCTGCCGGCTTATCGCGGCGACATCGTCAACGGCATCGGCTTCGACGAAAAGAGCCGCGTGCCGGATCCGGAACGCCTGCTGCAGTCCTATCACCAGTCCACTGCCACGCTGAACCTGCTGCGCGCCTTCGCTCAGGGCGGTTTTGCCGACCTGCATCAGGTGCACAAGTGGAACCTCGACTTCATCGCCAACTCGGCGCTGGCCGAGAAGTACAGCCACCTCGCCGACCGCATTGATGAAACCCTGGCGTTCATGCGCGCCTGCGGCATGGACAGCTCGCCACAACTGCGCGAAACCAGCTTCTTCACCGCCCACGAAGCGTTGCTGCTGAACTACGAAGAAGCCTTCGTGCGCCGCGACAGCCTGACCAACGATTATTACGATTGCTCGGCGCATATGCTGTGGATCGGCGACCGCACCCGTCAGCTCGACGGTGCACACGTCGAATTCCTCCGTGGCGTGAATAATCCGATCGGCGTGAAAGTCGGCCCGAGCATGAACCCGGATGATCTGATCCGCCTGATTGATGTGCTCAACCCGGACAACGATCCAGGTCGCCTCAACCTGATCGCGCGGATGGGTGCGAACAAGGTCGGCGATCACCTGCCGGCGCTGATTCGCGCGGTGCAGCGTGAAGGCAAGCAAGTGCTATGGAGTTCCGACCCGATGCACGGCAACACCATCAAGGCCAGCAGCGGCTACAAGACCCGCGACTTTGCGCAGATCCTTGGCGAGGTGAAGCAGTTCTTCCAGGTCCACGAAGCCGAAGGCAGTTATGCCGGCGGCATTCACATCGAGATGACCGGACAGAATGTCACCGAGTGCATCGGGGGCGCGCGGCCGATTACCGAGGATGGCTTGTCGGATCGCTATCACACCCATTGTGATCCACGGATGAATGCCGATCAGTCTCTGGAATTGGCGTTTTTGATTGCCGAAACCCTCAAGCAGGTTCGCCGCTAG
- a CDS encoding thiopurine S-methyltransferase, translated as MQPEFWHKKWASGQIGFHLPEVNPYLQRHWAAPAPARVLVPLCGKSLDLAWLAGHGHQVLGIELSEKAIEDFFSEHQIQPQISEKGAFKVYRSDAIELWCGDFFALTAGDVADCTALYDRAALIALPAPMRERYAAHLQRILPLGVQGLLITLDYDQAQMPGPPFAVGDDEVKRLLSGAWQVQVLEEQDVLGESGKFLQAGVTRLEERVYRVSSR; from the coding sequence ATGCAACCTGAGTTTTGGCACAAGAAGTGGGCTTCGGGGCAGATCGGGTTCCATCTGCCCGAGGTGAACCCGTATCTGCAGCGGCACTGGGCGGCCCCGGCACCGGCGCGAGTGCTCGTGCCTTTGTGTGGGAAAAGTCTGGATCTGGCGTGGCTGGCAGGGCACGGTCATCAGGTGCTCGGGATTGAGCTGTCGGAAAAGGCTATTGAAGACTTTTTCAGTGAGCATCAGATACAGCCACAGATCAGTGAGAAGGGCGCGTTCAAGGTCTATCGCAGCGATGCCATCGAGTTGTGGTGCGGGGATTTTTTTGCGCTGACGGCGGGCGATGTGGCCGATTGCACGGCGTTGTACGACCGCGCCGCGCTGATTGCCTTGCCAGCGCCGATGCGTGAGCGTTATGCGGCGCATCTTCAGCGGATTCTGCCGTTGGGTGTGCAAGGGCTGTTGATTACGCTGGACTACGATCAGGCGCAGATGCCGGGGCCGCCGTTTGCGGTGGGGGATGATGAGGTCAAACGGTTGCTGAGTGGTGCTTGGCAGGTGCAGGTGTTGGAAGAGCAGGATGTGCTGGGGGAGAGCGGTAAGTTCCTTCAGGCTGGAGTGACGCGGCTGGAGGAGCGGGTTTACCGCGTTTCTTCCCGATAG
- a CDS encoding class III extradiol ring-cleavage dioxygenase, with protein sequence MFPSLFISHGSPMLALEPGASGPALARLAAELPKPKAIVIVSAHWESHELLVSSNAQPETWHDFGGFPRALFEVQYPAPGNPQLAAEVADLLNANNLPARLDPQRPFDHGVWVPLSLMYPQADIPVVQISLPSRGGPALQTRVGRALASLRDQGILLIGSGSITHNLRELDWHAGPESVEPWARDFRDWVIEKLAADDEAALHDYRQQAPHAVRSHPSDEHLLPLYFARGAGGAFSVAHKGFTMGALGMDIYRFG encoded by the coding sequence ATGTTTCCCAGCCTGTTTATTTCCCACGGTTCACCCATGCTGGCGCTGGAGCCCGGCGCCAGTGGCCCGGCGCTGGCGCGTCTGGCCGCCGAATTACCGAAGCCCAAAGCCATCGTCATCGTCTCCGCCCATTGGGAAAGCCACGAACTGCTGGTCAGCAGTAATGCGCAACCGGAAACCTGGCACGACTTCGGCGGCTTTCCCCGCGCGCTGTTTGAAGTGCAGTACCCGGCGCCGGGCAATCCGCAGTTGGCCGCTGAGGTGGCCGATCTGTTGAATGCCAACAACCTGCCCGCTCGCCTCGACCCGCAACGCCCGTTCGATCATGGCGTCTGGGTACCGCTGTCGTTGATGTACCCGCAAGCGGATATCCCGGTGGTGCAAATTTCTCTGCCGAGTCGTGGCGGCCCGGCGTTGCAAACCCGGGTCGGCCGAGCGCTGGCGAGTCTGCGTGACCAGGGAATTTTGCTGATCGGTTCCGGAAGCATCACCCACAACCTGCGTGAACTCGACTGGCACGCCGGCCCGGAAAGTGTCGAGCCATGGGCGCGGGATTTTCGTGACTGGGTGATTGAGAAGTTGGCGGCCGACGATGAGGCGGCGTTGCATGATTATCGCCAGCAGGCGCCGCATGCGGTGCGCAGTCATCCGAGTGATGAGCATTTGTTGCCGCTGTATTTCGCGCGGGGTGCGGGCGGTGCGTTTAGCGTTGCGCACAAAGGATTCACGATGGGTGCGTTGGGCATGGATATTTATCGTTTCGGTTGA
- a CDS encoding pyridoxal phosphate-dependent aminotransferase has product MQFSKSNKLANVCYDIRGPVLKHAKRLEEEGQRILKLNIGNPAPFGFEAPDEILQDVIRNLPTAQGYSDSKGLFSARKAVMQYYQQKNVEGVGIEDIYLGNGVSELIVMSLQALLNNGDEVLVPAPDYPLWTAAVSLAGGNAVHYLCDEGADWFPDLADIKAKITPNTKAMVIINPNNPTGAVYSKEVLLGMLEIARAHNLVVFSDEIYDKILYDDAVHICTASLAPDLLCLTFNGLSKSYRVAGFRSGWIAISGPKHNAQSYIEGIDMLANMRLCANVPSQHAIQTALGGYQSINDLVLPQGRLLEQRNRTWELLNDIPGVSCVKPMGALYAFPKIDPKVCPIHNDEKFVLDLLLSEKLLVVQGTAFNWPWPDHFRVVTLPRVDDLEMAIGRIGNFLKSYRQ; this is encoded by the coding sequence ATGCAGTTCAGCAAATCGAACAAGCTCGCCAACGTCTGCTACGACATTCGCGGCCCGGTGCTCAAGCACGCCAAACGACTGGAAGAGGAAGGCCAGCGCATCCTCAAGCTGAACATCGGCAACCCGGCGCCGTTTGGTTTCGAAGCGCCGGACGAAATTCTTCAGGATGTGATCCGCAACCTGCCGACCGCGCAAGGCTACAGCGACTCCAAAGGCCTGTTCAGCGCGCGCAAAGCGGTGATGCAGTACTACCAGCAAAAGAATGTCGAAGGTGTCGGCATCGAAGACATCTACCTGGGCAACGGCGTTTCCGAGCTGATCGTGATGTCGCTGCAGGCGCTGCTCAACAACGGCGACGAAGTACTGGTGCCCGCCCCGGACTATCCGCTGTGGACCGCCGCCGTCAGCCTCGCTGGAGGTAACGCCGTGCATTACCTGTGCGACGAAGGCGCCGACTGGTTCCCGGATCTGGCCGACATCAAGGCCAAGATCACCCCGAACACCAAAGCCATGGTGATCATCAACCCGAACAACCCGACCGGCGCGGTGTATTCGAAGGAAGTGTTGCTGGGCATGCTCGAAATCGCCCGTGCGCACAACCTGGTGGTGTTCTCCGACGAGATCTACGACAAGATTCTGTACGACGATGCCGTGCACATCTGCACCGCATCGCTTGCTCCGGACTTGCTCTGCCTGACCTTTAACGGCCTGTCGAAGTCCTACCGTGTGGCGGGTTTCCGCTCCGGCTGGATCGCCATCTCCGGGCCGAAGCACAACGCGCAGAGCTACATCGAAGGCATCGACATGCTGGCCAACATGCGCCTGTGCGCCAACGTGCCGAGCCAGCACGCGATCCAGACCGCATTGGGTGGCTATCAGAGCATCAACGACCTGGTGCTGCCGCAGGGTCGCCTGCTGGAACAGCGCAACCGCACCTGGGAATTGCTCAACGACATTCCGGGCGTAAGCTGCGTCAAGCCGATGGGCGCACTGTATGCGTTCCCGAAAATCGACCCAAAGGTCTGCCCAATCCACAACGACGAGAAATTCGTTCTCGACCTGCTGCTCTCCGAGAAGCTGCTGGTGGTGCAAGGCACGGCGTTCAACTGGCCATGGCCTGACCACTTCCGCGTGGTCACCCTGCCCCGCGTCGACGATCTGGAAATGGCCATCGGCCGTATCGGCAACTTCCTCAAGTCCTACCGCCAGTAA
- the htpX gene encoding protease HtpX, with product MMRILLFLATNLAVVLIASITLSLFGFNGFMAANGVDLDLSQLLVFCAVFGFAGSLFSLFISKWMAKMSTGTQIISQPRTRHEQWLLQTVEQLSREAGIKMPEVGIFPAYEANAFATGWNKNDALVAVSQGLLERFSPDEVKAVLAHEIGHVANGDMVTLALIQGVVNTFVMFFARIIGNFVDKVIFKNEEGQGIAYYVATIFAELVLGILASAIVMWFSRKREFRADEAGARLAGTTAMIGALQRLRAEQGLPVHMPDTLNAFGINGGIKQGFARMFMSHPPLEERIDALRRRG from the coding sequence ATGATGCGCATCCTGCTGTTTTTGGCCACTAACCTGGCGGTCGTGCTGATAGCCAGCATCACCCTGAGCCTGTTCGGCTTCAACGGGTTCATGGCGGCCAACGGGGTTGATCTCGACCTTAGTCAGCTGCTGGTTTTCTGTGCAGTCTTTGGTTTCGCCGGCTCGCTGTTCTCGCTGTTCATCTCCAAGTGGATGGCGAAAATGAGCACCGGCACCCAGATCATCAGCCAGCCACGCACCCGGCATGAGCAATGGCTGCTGCAAACCGTCGAGCAACTGTCCCGCGAAGCCGGGATCAAGATGCCCGAAGTCGGTATTTTCCCGGCCTACGAAGCAAACGCCTTCGCCACCGGCTGGAACAAGAACGACGCGCTGGTCGCGGTCAGCCAGGGCTTGCTCGAGCGCTTCTCGCCCGATGAAGTGAAAGCCGTACTGGCCCACGAAATCGGTCACGTGGCCAACGGCGACATGGTCACCCTGGCGCTGATTCAAGGCGTGGTGAACACCTTCGTGATGTTCTTTGCGCGGATCATTGGCAACTTCGTCGACAAGGTGATTTTCAAGAACGAAGAAGGCCAGGGCATCGCTTACTACGTGGCGACCATCTTCGCCGAACTGGTACTGGGCATTCTCGCCAGTGCAATCGTCATGTGGTTCTCGCGCAAGCGCGAATTCCGTGCCGACGAAGCCGGCGCCCGTCTGGCCGGCACCACCGCAATGATCGGCGCACTGCAACGCCTGCGCGCCGAACAGGGCCTGCCGGTGCACATGCCGGACACCCTGAACGCCTTTGGCATCAACGGTGGCATCAAACAGGGCTTCGCCCGCATGTTCATGAGCCACCCGCCGCTGGAAGAGCGTATCGACGCGTTGCGTCGTCGCGGTTGA
- a CDS encoding glutathione peroxidase codes for MSDNLLNIPCTTIKGEQKTLADFAGKAVLVVNTASKCGFTPQYKGLEELWQTYKDQGLVVLGFPCNQFGKQEPGNEGAISEFCELNFGVSFPLFKKVEVNGAGAHPLFVQLKKRAPGVLGSQGIKWNFTKFLIGKDGQLVKRFAPATKPQDLSREIEALLK; via the coding sequence ATGAGCGACAACCTGCTGAACATCCCCTGCACCACGATCAAAGGCGAGCAAAAGACCCTGGCCGATTTCGCTGGCAAAGCGGTTCTGGTGGTCAACACCGCGAGCAAGTGCGGTTTCACCCCGCAATACAAAGGCCTTGAGGAACTGTGGCAGACCTACAAGGATCAGGGCTTGGTGGTCTTGGGCTTTCCGTGCAATCAGTTTGGCAAACAGGAGCCGGGCAACGAAGGGGCGATCAGCGAATTCTGCGAGCTGAATTTCGGTGTCAGCTTCCCGCTGTTCAAGAAAGTCGAAGTCAACGGCGCCGGCGCTCACCCACTGTTCGTACAGTTGAAGAAACGTGCACCGGGTGTACTCGGTTCTCAAGGCATCAAGTGGAACTTCACCAAATTCCTCATCGGCAAGGACGGCCAATTGGTCAAGCGCTTCGCCCCGGCGACCAAGCCGCAGGACCTGAGCCGCGAGATCGAAGCTCTGCTCAAATGA
- a CDS encoding winged helix-turn-helix domain-containing protein: MPATVSFSLKQARRLALAAQGFNGRQPPTVKAAHVNRLIERLGLLQIDSVNAVVRSHYLPLFSRLGSYSSDLLDQAAWSSGRRRTLFEYWGHEASLLPLSMYPLMAWRMQRARRGEDIYQQLARFGREQQEVVHRVLSSVEEQGALGAGSLSTREDKAGPWWDWSAEKHALEWLFAAGEVTVAGRRGFERLYDLPERVIPSSILQQALPDEAEAQRGLLLHAAQVLGVGTEKDLRDYFRLNPADARPRLAELVEAGQLQMCEVAGWRQIAYCLPEPKVPRKVVASALLSPFDSLIWERSRTERLFDFRYRLEIYTPQDKRVYGYYVLPFLHSERIAARVDLRAERVAGQLAVHAVHEEEPGLDEEGMLALAVNLQRMADWLGLARVQLNCQRESAARLRVALAQIGCD, encoded by the coding sequence ATGCCCGCAACAGTATCCTTTTCCCTCAAACAGGCGCGACGACTGGCGCTGGCGGCCCAAGGCTTCAACGGGCGCCAGCCGCCGACTGTCAAGGCCGCCCACGTCAACCGGCTGATCGAACGGCTGGGCTTGTTGCAAATCGACTCCGTCAACGCCGTGGTGCGTTCGCACTACCTGCCGCTGTTTTCCCGTCTCGGTTCCTATTCCTCCGACTTGCTCGACCAGGCTGCCTGGAGTTCGGGGCGACGTCGTACATTGTTCGAATACTGGGGCCATGAGGCGTCGTTGCTGCCGCTGTCGATGTATCCGTTGATGGCGTGGCGCATGCAGCGAGCCAGGCGCGGCGAGGATATCTACCAGCAATTGGCCCGATTCGGTCGCGAGCAGCAGGAGGTTGTTCACCGGGTCTTGAGTTCGGTGGAAGAGCAGGGCGCGCTGGGCGCCGGCAGTTTGTCGACCCGCGAAGACAAGGCCGGACCGTGGTGGGACTGGAGCGCGGAAAAGCACGCGCTGGAATGGTTGTTTGCCGCCGGTGAAGTAACGGTGGCGGGGCGTCGTGGTTTCGAGCGTTTGTATGATTTGCCGGAGCGGGTGATCCCGTCTTCTATTTTGCAGCAAGCGTTGCCGGATGAAGCCGAGGCGCAGCGTGGATTGCTGTTGCATGCGGCGCAGGTGTTGGGCGTCGGCACTGAAAAGGACCTGCGTGATTACTTCCGTCTGAATCCGGCGGATGCACGGCCGCGACTGGCTGAGCTGGTCGAGGCCGGGCAATTGCAGATGTGCGAAGTCGCTGGTTGGCGACAGATCGCCTATTGCCTGCCGGAACCGAAAGTCCCGCGCAAGGTTGTCGCCAGTGCGCTGTTGTCGCCCTTCGATTCGTTGATCTGGGAACGCAGCCGCACCGAGCGGTTGTTCGATTTCCGCTATCGGCTGGAAATTTATACGCCGCAGGACAAACGGGTTTACGGCTATTACGTGTTGCCGTTTTTGCACAGCGAGCGGATTGCCGCGCGGGTTGATCTGCGCGCAGAGCGAGTGGCCGGGCAGTTGGCAGTGCATGCGGTGCACGAGGAAGAGCCGGGGCTGGATGAGGAAGGAATGTTGGCGCTGGCGGTGAATTTGCAACGGATGGCGGATTGGCTGGGGCTTGCGAGGGTGCAGTTGAATTGTCAGCGCGAGAGTGCGGCGCGATTGCGGGTGGCATTGGCGCAGATAGGCTGTGACTGA
- a CDS encoding DEAD/DEAH box helicase gives MTQETGGFAAFNLNPNILAAVAATGYEEPSAIQQQSIPIIMAGQDMIGQAQTGTGKTAAFALPILHRIDPAKREPQALILAPTRELALQVATAFETYAKQMPGVTVVAVYGGAPMGPQLKAIRNGAQIVVATPGRLCDHLRRDEKVLSTVNHLVLDEADEMLKLGFMDDLEVIFKALPATRQTVLFSATLPQSIRAIAERHLRDPQHVKIQTKTQTVTAIEQAHLLVHADQKTSAVLSLLEVEDFDALIMFVRTKQATLDLASALDAKGYKAAALNGDIAQNQRERVIDSLKDGRLDIVVATDVAARGLDVPRITHVFNVDMPYDPESYVHRIGRTGRAGREGRALLLVTPRERRMLQVIERVTGQKVAEVRLPDAQAVLDARIKKLTNSLSPLVADAESTHGELLDRLTADIGCTPRALAAALLRKATNGQALNLAAIEKERPLVPNNAPRGDRPERTGDRPDRGDRERRAPMPLGEGRARCRTALGARDGIAAKNLLGAILNEGGLAREAIGRIQVRDSFSLVELPEDGLDKLLTKLKDTRVAGKQLKLRRYRED, from the coding sequence ATGACCCAGGAAACCGGCGGATTCGCCGCTTTTAATCTTAACCCGAATATTCTTGCAGCCGTCGCAGCGACTGGCTACGAAGAGCCTTCGGCGATTCAGCAGCAATCGATCCCGATCATCATGGCCGGCCAGGACATGATTGGCCAGGCGCAAACCGGTACCGGTAAAACAGCCGCGTTCGCACTGCCTATCCTGCACCGCATCGATCCTGCCAAGCGCGAACCGCAAGCCCTGATCCTGGCGCCAACTCGTGAGTTGGCGCTGCAAGTAGCAACCGCTTTCGAAACCTACGCCAAGCAAATGCCGGGCGTTACCGTTGTGGCTGTTTACGGCGGCGCGCCTATGGGCCCGCAACTGAAAGCAATCCGTAATGGCGCACAGATCGTTGTCGCCACTCCGGGCCGTCTGTGCGACCACCTGCGTCGTGACGAAAAAGTTCTGTCGACCGTGAACCACCTGGTTCTCGACGAAGCTGACGAAATGTTGAAACTGGGCTTCATGGATGACCTGGAAGTCATCTTCAAGGCTCTGCCAGCGACCCGTCAGACCGTTTTGTTCTCGGCTACCCTGCCGCAGTCGATCCGCGCCATTGCCGAACGCCACCTGCGCGATCCGCAACACGTGAAGATCCAGACCAAGACCCAGACCGTTACCGCGATCGAACAGGCTCACCTGTTGGTTCACGCTGATCAGAAGACTTCGGCCGTTCTCAGCTTGCTGGAAGTGGAAGATTTCGACGCTCTGATCATGTTCGTGCGCACCAAGCAAGCGACCCTGGATCTGGCCAGCGCCCTCGACGCCAAAGGCTACAAAGCCGCAGCGCTGAACGGTGACATCGCCCAGAACCAGCGTGAGCGCGTCATCGACTCGCTGAAAGATGGCCGTCTGGACATCGTTGTTGCGACCGACGTTGCTGCCCGTGGTCTGGACGTTCCGCGCATCACTCACGTGTTCAACGTTGACATGCCGTACGACCCAGAGTCCTACGTTCACCGTATCGGCCGTACTGGCCGTGCTGGTCGCGAAGGTCGTGCACTGCTGCTGGTGACTCCACGTGAGCGCCGCATGCTGCAAGTGATCGAGCGTGTAACCGGTCAAAAAGTTGCCGAAGTACGCCTGCCGGACGCTCAAGCTGTTCTCGATGCACGCATCAAGAAACTGACCAACAGCCTGTCGCCGCTGGTTGCTGATGCCGAGTCGACTCACGGTGAGCTGCTCGATCGTCTGACTGCAGACATCGGCTGCACCCCGCGTGCCCTGGCTGCTGCGCTGCTGCGCAAAGCCACCAACGGTCAAGCGCTGAACCTGGCTGCGATCGAGAAGGAGCGTCCACTGGTGCCGAACAACGCACCGCGTGGCGATCGTCCTGAGCGCACCGGTGATCGTCCTGATCGTGGTGACCGCGAGCGTCGCGCACCAATGCCTTTGGGCGAAGGCCGTGCTCGTTGCCGTACCGCGCTGGGCGCGCGTGATGGTATCGCTGCGAAAAACCTGCTGGGCGCCATCCTCAACGAAGGCGGTCTGGCCCGTGAAGCGATCGGTCGCATCCAGGTGCGTGACAGCTTCAGCCTCGTCGAGCTGCCGGAAGATGGTCTGGACAAGCTCCTGACCAAACTGAAGGACACTCGCGTTGCCGGTAAGCAGCTGAAACTGCGTCGCTACCGCGAAGATTGA
- a CDS encoding crotonase/enoyl-CoA hydratase family protein, whose product MNQLCPGRVSRERRGHVNLIGLDRAAKRNAFDLDLLNDLSLAYGEFEADSEARVAVVFGHGEHFTAGLDLVSASGALAEGWQVPTGGCDPWGVFVGPRVSKPVIVAAQGYCLTIGIELMLAADINLCASNTRFAQMEVQRGIFPFGGATLRFQQIAGWGNAMRWLLTGDEFDAHEALHLGLVQEVMASEDLLPRAIELAERIARQAPLGVQATLMSARQARYEGETAATQGLPALVKKLLASEDAREGVRSLVERRPGIFKGI is encoded by the coding sequence ATGAATCAGCTCTGCCCCGGCCGCGTCAGCCGTGAACGTCGTGGTCACGTCAACCTGATCGGCCTTGATCGAGCGGCCAAGCGCAATGCTTTCGACCTCGACCTGCTGAATGACCTGAGTTTGGCTTACGGTGAGTTCGAGGCCGACAGCGAAGCGCGGGTGGCGGTGGTGTTTGGTCACGGCGAGCACTTTACCGCTGGTCTGGATCTGGTCAGCGCCAGCGGCGCACTCGCTGAAGGCTGGCAGGTTCCGACCGGCGGTTGCGACCCATGGGGTGTTTTCGTCGGGCCACGGGTGAGCAAACCGGTGATTGTCGCCGCGCAGGGCTACTGCCTGACCATTGGCATCGAGCTGATGCTGGCGGCAGATATCAATCTCTGTGCGAGCAATACCCGCTTCGCGCAAATGGAAGTACAGCGTGGGATTTTTCCTTTTGGTGGCGCGACTTTACGTTTTCAACAGATTGCCGGTTGGGGCAATGCCATGCGCTGGTTGCTGACCGGCGATGAGTTTGATGCGCACGAGGCGTTGCATCTGGGATTGGTGCAGGAAGTCATGGCCAGTGAGGACCTGTTGCCGAGAGCGATTGAGTTGGCTGAACGGATTGCCCGGCAGGCACCGTTGGGGGTGCAGGCGACGTTGATGTCGGCGCGGCAGGCGCGGTATGAGGGTGAGACGGCGGCGACGCAAGGGCTGCCGGCGCTGGTGAAGAAGTTGCTGGCAAGTGAGGATGCCAGGGAGGGGGTGAGGTCGTTGGTGGAGCGGCGACCTGGCATTTTCAAAGGGATCTGA
- a CDS encoding DUF1127 domain-containing protein, producing the protein MKGQREYVDESKFSGHGHIVSDLLHKFSRWYELHRERESLASLSDEALKDIGVSRADVEHEAVRPFWDDPMHK; encoded by the coding sequence ATGAAAGGTCAAAGAGAGTATGTAGACGAATCAAAATTTTCCGGCCATGGCCATATCGTTTCCGACCTGCTGCACAAGTTTAGCCGCTGGTACGAACTGCACCGTGAACGTGAGTCGCTCGCCAGTCTGAGTGATGAAGCGTTGAAAGACATCGGCGTCAGTCGTGCCGACGTTGAACACGAAGCCGTGCGGCCGTTCTGGGATGACCCGATGCATAAATGA